The Bacteroidota bacterium genome includes a region encoding these proteins:
- a CDS encoding lysophospholipid acyltransferase family protein: MGSKILYAIIIFFSKMPFFILYRISDILYFVITYVIGYRKGVIMKNLRNSFPEKSEKELNRIRKNFNKNFSDQMIETLKMFTISKKELEKRLIIDNPEEITKWAKRGRSVMLAAGHYGNWEYPAGFPFTIPGFDQYNVIYAPVRNKFLNSKVLESREKFGCHLIPMKFTVREIITQPNHGQFYGFIFDQSPHKSKVKYDLHFLNQNTPVHLGTEQMAKAKNAVIVTAEVYKVKRGFYRAKVELLTDSPKEQPEYEITKKLFVWLEEIIKKEPALWLWSHRRWKYKRGKHYNL; encoded by the coding sequence ATGGGGAGTAAGATACTTTATGCAATAATCATCTTTTTTTCAAAGATGCCTTTTTTTATACTTTATAGAATTTCGGATATTCTATATTTCGTGATTACCTATGTTATTGGTTACAGAAAAGGGGTGATAATGAAAAATCTCAGAAATTCATTTCCCGAAAAATCAGAAAAAGAATTAAACAGAATACGGAAAAACTTCAATAAAAACTTTTCTGATCAGATGATAGAAACACTCAAAATGTTTACTATCTCGAAAAAAGAACTCGAAAAAAGACTCATAATCGACAACCCTGAAGAAATAACTAAATGGGCAAAAAGAGGCAGAAGCGTAATGCTGGCTGCCGGGCATTACGGCAATTGGGAATACCCTGCCGGCTTTCCGTTTACAATACCGGGCTTCGATCAGTATAATGTGATATACGCACCTGTTCGCAACAAATTTCTAAACTCTAAAGTATTAGAGAGCAGGGAAAAATTTGGATGTCATCTTATACCGATGAAATTTACGGTAAGAGAGATCATTACCCAACCAAATCACGGCCAGTTTTACGGTTTCATTTTCGATCAGAGCCCTCATAAATCAAAGGTTAAATACGATTTACACTTCCTTAATCAGAATACTCCGGTACACCTCGGTACCGAACAAATGGCTAAGGCTAAAAATGCAGTTATTGTAACAGCCGAAGTTTACAAAGTAAAAAGAGGTTTTTACAGAGCCAAAGTTGAATTGTTAACCGATAGTCCAAAAGAACAACCGGAATATGAAATAACAAAAAAACTGTTTGTTTGGCTCGAAGAAATAATTAAAAAAGAACCTGCACTTTGGCTTTGGTCGCACAGAAGGTGGAAATATAAGCGGGGGAAACATTATAATTTATAG
- a CDS encoding tetratricopeptide repeat protein, producing MKNNILIVLLSIFTMLSSFAQAPDEIFNDANALYKQEKYEDALKKYQEIVSTGYQSADLYYNMANSYYKLEEIAPAILFYKRAIKINPNMDDAVFNLKMARQKTVDKFVKVPETFFVKFWNWLANIMTVHQWAVFSVVLAFVGASSFLLYYFGSSSILKRFSFVVSLTALVVMISSVVIAHQQNTWENNNKEAVIMSENCYVKVAPNHSSEDSFILHEGTEILVLDQVDDWMRIKLIDGKIGWINSEDLSLV from the coding sequence ATGAAAAATAACATATTAATAGTTCTGTTATCCATATTTACAATGCTTAGCTCTTTTGCTCAAGCGCCTGACGAAATATTTAATGACGCAAATGCACTGTACAAACAGGAAAAATATGAAGACGCCTTAAAAAAGTATCAGGAGATTGTCAGTACAGGATATCAGTCGGCTGATTTATACTACAATATGGCCAATAGTTATTATAAGCTTGAAGAGATTGCCCCTGCTATTCTTTTTTACAAAAGGGCCATAAAAATAAATCCAAATATGGATGATGCTGTTTTTAATCTAAAAATGGCAAGACAAAAAACCGTTGACAAGTTCGTAAAGGTTCCTGAAACATTTTTTGTGAAATTCTGGAACTGGCTGGCAAATATAATGACAGTACATCAATGGGCTGTATTTTCGGTTGTATTGGCATTTGTGGGTGCTTCTTCATTTTTACTGTATTACTTCGGAAGTTCATCAATACTAAAACGTTTCAGCTTTGTAGTTAGTTTAACAGCTTTAGTAGTGATGATATCTTCGGTTGTAATAGCCCACCAACAAAATACATGGGAAAACAATAACAAAGAAGCTGTAATCATGTCTGAAAACTGCTATGTTAAAGTTGCTCCCAACCACAGTAGTGAAGATAGTTTCATCCTCCATGAAGGAACTGAAATTTTGGTATTGGATCAGGTTGACGACTGGATGAGAATTAAACTCATTGACGGTAAAATAGGGTGGATAAATAGTGAAGATCTCAGTTTAGTATAA